The Methylomicrobium agile genome has a segment encoding these proteins:
- a CDS encoding ABC transporter ATP-binding protein, translating to MNTNAALTVTDVSFSYGAKKALDRVDFEIPPGHCTMLLGPNGAGKSTLFSLITRLYDTPNGQIELCGYDIKKRTTRALANLGIVFQQTTLDLDLTVLQNLRYHAALHGMSHKVAAQRIHEELERLDMFARRFEKVRQLNGGHRRRVEIARALLHKPALLLLDEPTVGLDVPSRTSIVDYVHSLARTGHIAVLWASHLIDEIYPDDRLIVLHKGKIKAAGSVDEILQSTGTATVKDAFFRLTQGD from the coding sequence ATGAACACGAATGCCGCCTTAACCGTCACTGACGTCAGTTTTTCCTACGGCGCCAAAAAAGCGCTGGACCGGGTCGACTTCGAGATTCCGCCCGGACACTGCACGATGCTGCTCGGGCCGAACGGCGCGGGCAAAAGCACGCTGTTTTCGCTGATCACCCGCCTCTACGACACGCCGAACGGACAAATCGAACTGTGCGGCTACGATATCAAAAAAAGGACCACCCGGGCGCTGGCCAACCTCGGGATCGTTTTTCAGCAAACGACGCTGGACCTGGACCTGACCGTGCTGCAAAACCTGCGCTACCACGCCGCACTACACGGTATGAGCCACAAAGTCGCCGCACAACGCATCCATGAAGAATTGGAAAGGCTCGACATGTTCGCGCGCCGCTTCGAAAAAGTCCGCCAACTGAACGGCGGCCACCGCCGCCGCGTCGAGATTGCCCGCGCCCTCCTGCACAAGCCGGCGCTGCTGCTGCTCGACGAACCGACCGTCGGCCTCGACGTGCCGAGCCGCACGTCGATCGTCGACTATGTGCACAGCCTTGCCCGCACCGGCCATATCGCGGTGCTGTGGGCCAGCCATCTAATCGACGAAATTTATCCGGACGACCGGCTGATCGTGCTGCACAAAGGCAAAATCAAGGCGGCCGGCAGCGTCGACGAGATCCTCCAAAGCACCGGCACGGCAACGGTCAAGGACGCTTTTTTCAGACTGACCCAGGGAGACTGA
- a CDS encoding ABC transporter permease, with product MNILHFWRALWGIVGRELRRFVTQRERFISALVRPLIWLFVFAAGFRAALGLAITPPYQTYILYEVYITPGLIGMIQLFNGMQSSLSMVYDREMGSMRSLLVSPLPRWFLLVSKLLAGTFVSILQVYVFLAIAWIYKIHAPWQGYLWIVPALILSGLMLGALGLLLSSFIKQLENFAGVMNFVIFPMFFLSTALYPLWKLKESSLPLYHLAQYNPFSQAVELIRFALYGQLNQEALLYTLASFMVFITAAIIGYNPSKGMMVKKGGG from the coding sequence ATGAACATACTGCACTTCTGGCGCGCGCTGTGGGGTATCGTCGGCCGCGAACTCCGGCGCTTCGTCACCCAGCGCGAACGTTTCATTTCAGCGCTGGTCAGGCCGCTGATCTGGCTGTTCGTCTTTGCCGCCGGCTTCCGGGCCGCGCTTGGGCTCGCCATCACGCCGCCTTACCAAACCTACATTCTTTACGAAGTCTATATTACGCCGGGCCTGATCGGGATGATCCAGTTGTTCAACGGCATGCAGAGCTCGCTGTCGATGGTCTACGACCGCGAAATGGGCAGCATGCGCAGCCTGTTGGTCAGTCCGCTGCCGCGCTGGTTTCTACTGGTATCGAAACTGTTGGCGGGCACCTTCGTGTCGATCCTGCAGGTCTACGTATTTCTCGCGATTGCCTGGATTTACAAGATTCATGCGCCCTGGCAGGGTTATCTCTGGATCGTCCCGGCGCTGATCCTGTCCGGCCTGATGCTCGGAGCGCTCGGGTTACTGTTGTCGTCCTTCATCAAACAGCTCGAAAACTTTGCCGGCGTGATGAATTTTGTGATTTTTCCGATGTTTTTCCTTTCGACCGCGCTCTATCCTTTATGGAAGCTGAAGGAATCGAGCCTGCCGCTATACCATCTGGCCCAATACAACCCCTTTTCCCAGGCCGTCGAACTGATCCGCTTCGCCTTATACGGCCAACTCAACCAAGAGGCACTGCTTTATACGCTGGCTTCCTTCATGGTGTTTATCACTGCCGCGATTATTGGCTATAATCCGTCAAAAGGAATGATGGTAAAAAAAGGCGGCGGTTAA
- a CDS encoding PQQ-dependent catabolism-associated beta-propeller protein, protein MIKNTLLAALLATPFIGPIAHAETLFVTLEKDNALAVVDPVAGKLLKTVPVGQRPRGIALSPDFKSIYVATSDDDTIKILDAETLKEIGKLPSGEDPETFALNPDGTLLYVSNEDDSRVTAIDLKKRKAVKQIKVGVEPEGITASPDKKWVISASETTNMVHWIDAKTLEAVNHILVDPRPRAVAFTADSEQLWVTSEMAGTLTIIDVKSQQIVKNIKFAVQGVTADKIQPVGIVIDKERKRGYVALGPANRVAVVDAQKLEAENYLLVGQRVWNLAFSPDQQRLYTTNGVSNDISIIDLASQTVTQSVGVGTYPWGVAVKP, encoded by the coding sequence ATGATTAAAAACACTTTGCTCGCCGCGTTGCTGGCCACCCCGTTTATCGGCCCCATCGCGCATGCCGAAACGCTGTTCGTGACGCTCGAAAAAGACAACGCGCTCGCCGTCGTCGACCCTGTCGCGGGCAAACTGCTCAAGACGGTGCCGGTCGGCCAGCGTCCGCGCGGAATCGCGCTCAGCCCCGACTTCAAATCGATTTATGTCGCCACCAGCGACGACGATACGATTAAAATTCTCGACGCGGAAACGTTGAAAGAAATCGGCAAGCTACCGTCCGGCGAAGATCCCGAAACCTTTGCGCTAAACCCGGACGGCACCCTGCTGTATGTCTCGAACGAAGACGACAGCAGGGTCACCGCGATCGATCTCAAGAAACGGAAAGCGGTCAAGCAAATCAAGGTCGGCGTCGAACCGGAAGGCATTACCGCCAGCCCCGACAAAAAATGGGTGATCAGCGCTTCCGAGACGACCAACATGGTGCACTGGATCGACGCGAAAACGCTGGAAGCGGTCAACCACATCCTGGTCGATCCTCGCCCGCGTGCGGTCGCTTTCACGGCCGATAGCGAACAGTTGTGGGTCACCTCCGAAATGGCCGGCACCCTGACGATCATCGACGTGAAATCGCAGCAAATCGTGAAGAACATCAAATTCGCAGTCCAGGGCGTGACGGCGGACAAGATCCAGCCAGTCGGGATCGTGATCGACAAGGAACGCAAGCGCGGCTATGTCGCGCTGGGGCCGGCAAACCGGGTCGCGGTGGTCGACGCACAGAAACTGGAAGCCGAAAATTATCTGCTGGTCGGCCAGCGCGTCTGGAATCTGGCGTTTTCGCCCGACCAGCAGCGTCTGTATACGACCAACGGCGTCAGCAACGACATCTCGATCATCGATCTGGCCAGCCAGACCGTCACCCAATCGGTCGGCGTCGGCACCTACCCGTGGGGCGTCGCGGTCAAACCATGA
- a CDS encoding pentapeptide repeat-containing protein, whose amino-acid sequence MTSPALSPNPENSPHIEKLLDSANSASQTVAALHVAFIAFAAYLGVIVWGTTHEDLLRISPVKLPILDVELPLTAFYSFAPWMVVLLHFNLLMQLELLSCKLWNLDHDLPNTSAGQQIRDRLFIFPFTHLIVGRSNVWLIRWLLSLIVGITIIALPLFMLLAAQIRFLPFHDEAITWSQRFAVWVDAVMLVALWPLIASPQDRAGEWWQNFAFKLFGYWPASLHYLCELGWNRSVRAIQRRWPNRHLREVALRPVQQTGTEPKGMIVLMVSLPLVVLLSLVAVIPGRMTVQAYYSPAKSDAGNGSPEQDSGYFEDWLIRKVPETWLSVAVHKQGTISCTSLEQAEKTEASILQVMLGPCAWFDLSFFSRNLNLKERRLVPKEVSLSLLTRATDPNKAIRDAAFKEFDGLNLQKRDLRFANLQGAQLPKADIRHVQLQGAVLLRAKLQGVAGWDKTQLQGAILGGTQLQGAVLVEADLQGADLRGADLQGADLSWANLQSADLRGANLQGVDLRGAKLQGADLRGAKLQGATLRKANLQGADLVYAELQGADLVLADLQGAELRETQLQGSDWSAANLDGIFIADHASLEWDAQQQRSLEAMLKPLLDDEKFSALQKRMKQVGTGLSPGKAASRTNCYSDHRVLLGCKYKSPAQLDVYRTKVLHPKLIDLACSDPAIAAGIARRAFNNSTEDNPDSGLAAALLKVLEAPKSCAGLAGLSEQTRLKLRDTAELRKNAEKPR is encoded by the coding sequence ATGACCAGCCCTGCATTGTCTCCCAACCCCGAAAATTCTCCGCACATCGAGAAACTGCTGGATTCGGCCAATTCCGCCTCGCAGACGGTGGCGGCGCTGCATGTCGCGTTCATCGCGTTCGCCGCCTATCTCGGCGTGATCGTCTGGGGAACCACGCACGAGGATCTGCTCCGGATCAGTCCGGTCAAGCTGCCGATTCTGGATGTGGAATTGCCGCTGACGGCTTTTTATTCGTTCGCCCCGTGGATGGTCGTGCTGCTGCATTTCAATCTGCTGATGCAACTGGAGCTGCTTTCCTGCAAGCTCTGGAATCTGGACCACGATTTGCCCAATACTTCGGCCGGGCAACAAATCCGCGACCGCCTGTTCATCTTTCCTTTTACGCACCTGATCGTCGGGAGGTCCAATGTCTGGCTGATACGCTGGCTGCTGTCGCTGATCGTCGGCATTACGATCATTGCCTTGCCTTTATTTATGCTGCTGGCAGCGCAAATCCGTTTTCTGCCGTTTCACGATGAGGCGATCACCTGGTCCCAGCGGTTCGCGGTCTGGGTCGACGCGGTCATGCTGGTCGCGCTCTGGCCGCTGATTGCATCGCCGCAGGACCGGGCTGGGGAATGGTGGCAAAACTTCGCCTTCAAACTGTTCGGGTATTGGCCGGCCTCGCTCCACTATCTGTGCGAACTGGGATGGAACCGGTCGGTCCGGGCGATCCAGCGGCGCTGGCCGAACCGGCATCTGCGCGAAGTCGCCCTGCGGCCGGTTCAGCAAACCGGGACCGAACCCAAGGGAATGATCGTTCTGATGGTGTCGCTGCCGCTGGTGGTCTTGTTGAGCCTAGTCGCGGTGATACCCGGCAGGATGACCGTCCAGGCTTATTACAGCCCGGCGAAAAGCGATGCTGGAAACGGCTCTCCGGAGCAGGACTCCGGGTATTTCGAAGACTGGCTGATCCGGAAAGTGCCCGAAACCTGGCTGAGCGTCGCGGTGCATAAACAGGGGACCATATCCTGCACTTCGCTGGAGCAGGCCGAAAAAACCGAGGCTTCGATTCTTCAGGTGATGCTGGGGCCCTGTGCGTGGTTCGACTTGAGCTTTTTTTCGCGCAATCTGAATCTGAAGGAAAGGCGCCTGGTACCGAAAGAAGTCTCTTTGTCCCTGCTGACGCGCGCAACGGACCCGAACAAGGCAATCCGCGATGCGGCCTTCAAGGAGTTCGACGGCCTCAATTTGCAAAAGCGCGATCTACGTTTCGCCAATTTGCAGGGAGCCCAATTACCCAAGGCGGACATTCGCCATGTCCAACTGCAGGGCGCTGTGCTGCTGAGAGCAAAGCTCCAGGGGGTGGCTGGCTGGGACAAGACGCAACTGCAGGGCGCGATCCTGGGAGGTACGCAACTACAAGGCGCGGTCCTGGTCGAAGCGGATTTGCAGGGCGCGGACCTGCGCGGTGCCGACCTCCAGGGCGCCGACCTGAGCTGGGCGAACTTGCAGAGTGCGGACCTGCGCGGGGCGAACCTGCAGGGCGTGGATCTGCGTGGGGCAAAACTGCAGGGTGCCGACCTGCGAGGCGCGAAACTGCAGGGCGCTACGCTGCGCAAGGCGAATCTGCAAGGCGCGGATCTGGTTTACGCGGAATTGCAGGGCGCGGACCTGGTCCTGGCCGATCTGCAGGGGGCGGAGCTGCGGGAAACGCAACTGCAGGGGAGCGATTGGTCTGCCGCCAATCTCGACGGTATCTTTATTGCCGATCATGCCTCGCTGGAGTGGGATGCACAGCAACAGCGCAGCCTGGAAGCGATGCTGAAACCGTTACTCGATGATGAAAAATTCAGCGCCCTGCAGAAACGGATGAAACAGGTCGGCACCGGTTTGTCGCCGGGCAAAGCGGCCAGCCGGACAAATTGTTACAGCGATCACCGCGTCTTGTTGGGATGCAAATACAAGAGTCCGGCGCAGCTGGATGTTTATCGCACCAAAGTGCTGCACCCTAAACTGATCGACCTGGCCTGTTCGGACCCGGCGATTGCCGCCGGTATCGCAAGACGGGCTTTCAACAACTCAACGGAGGATAACCCGGATTCCGGACTGGCGGCGGCCCTGCTCAAAGTGCTCGAGGCGCCGAAGTCCTGCGCAGGCTTGGCCGGCTTGTCGGAACAGACCCGCCTGAAACTGCGGGATACTGCGGAACTCCGCAAGAATGCGGAAAAGCCCCGGTAG